One region of Caldimonas thermodepolymerans genomic DNA includes:
- a CDS encoding GGDEF domain-containing protein, with protein MSEPPYSAATAAQVQAAPDRPRLDAKTRIRLRTTGLAAIDYALNVVILCCYAAVGTIAAFVPWVVLGISIVLNVIFLGGIASGWSKRLRDPSMTAWQVGAACGINMLALIMAPQIGYMFLINVFVPLCYGSLYFERRAFLAAWVLLSAAIALALWANGFQVGVALGSPVEKGLFLVNVALALGRFLTINAEVSHLRARLQQRNRELAEASVRAERLATRDELTGLPNRREALRVLQVECERADRAGSRVCIAMVDADHFKRINDSHGHPVGDEVLCELGRLLQTALRTADHVFRYGGEEFMVLLVDCDADDPVAPFERAREAVEVHGWEALAPGLQVTVSIGTTQRQPREPVEQVLRRADAALYEAKARGRNRVQFGALR; from the coding sequence ATGTCCGAGCCGCCGTATTCCGCTGCGACTGCCGCCCAGGTCCAGGCGGCGCCCGACCGTCCCCGCCTGGATGCGAAGACGCGCATCCGGCTGCGCACCACCGGCCTGGCCGCGATCGACTACGCGCTCAACGTCGTCATCCTGTGCTGCTACGCGGCGGTCGGCACCATCGCGGCCTTCGTGCCGTGGGTGGTGCTGGGCATCTCCATCGTGCTCAACGTCATCTTCCTGGGCGGCATCGCCTCGGGCTGGTCCAAGCGCCTGCGCGACCCGTCGATGACCGCCTGGCAGGTGGGTGCTGCCTGCGGCATCAACATGCTGGCCCTGATCATGGCGCCGCAGATCGGGTACATGTTCCTGATCAACGTGTTCGTGCCGCTGTGCTACGGCAGCCTGTACTTCGAGCGCCGGGCCTTCCTGGCCGCCTGGGTGCTGCTGTCGGCGGCGATCGCGCTGGCCCTGTGGGCCAACGGGTTCCAGGTCGGCGTCGCGCTGGGCTCGCCGGTCGAGAAGGGGCTGTTCCTGGTCAACGTGGCGCTGGCCCTGGGACGCTTCCTGACCATCAACGCCGAGGTGTCGCACCTGCGCGCGCGGCTGCAGCAGCGCAACCGCGAGCTGGCCGAGGCCTCGGTGCGTGCCGAGCGGCTGGCCACGCGCGACGAACTGACCGGCCTGCCCAACCGGCGCGAGGCACTGCGCGTGCTGCAGGTCGAGTGCGAGCGGGCCGACCGCGCCGGGTCGCGGGTGTGCATCGCGATGGTCGATGCCGACCACTTCAAGCGCATCAACGACAGCCACGGCCATCCGGTCGGCGACGAGGTGCTGTGCGAGCTGGGCCGGCTGCTGCAGACCGCGCTGCGTACCGCCGACCACGTGTTCCGCTACGGCGGCGAGGAGTTCATGGTGCTGCTGGTGGACTGCGACGCGGACGATCCGGTCGCTCCGTTCGAGCGCGCGCGCGAGGCGGTCGAGGTGCATGGCTGGGAAGCGCTGGCGCCGGGCCTGCAGGTCACCGTCTCGATCGGCACCACGCAGCGCCAGCCGCGCGAGCCGGTCGAGCAGGTGCTGCGGCGCGCCGATGCCGCGCTCTACGAGGCCAAGGCGCGCGGGCGCAACCGGGTGCAGTTCGGCGCCTTGCGCTGA